In Acanthopagrus latus isolate v.2019 chromosome 6, fAcaLat1.1, whole genome shotgun sequence, the genomic window TTTGGTGAAGAGGAAATTGGACacacattcatcaggtggccagaaacacaactaCAAAGGGCGCACCATCTCTATTGGATGTTTAAATAGGCAACATATAACTTACACCATTACCATGACTTAAGGTGATAACATGTCAACGTTTACCACTTGCTGTGCTCTACTCAAGTACCCCCAGTCACTGTGTCAGCCATTATTACAGCACAAACAGGATAAGATTTAAtattctttaaataaaatgaatgactttACACTAAACCAAAACCAGATTTTAATAATTGCCTTTTGCCTCATTTTCACATATCTCTGTGTTCGTAGTAGAGGTCAGCTTATTGATCTGTTTGGCCGATCAATCTAAACTGATAAGACCTTTTACAAGCTATTGTTATCGGCTGAACTTGGCTCTGATTGTTGCCAGTGGCTACGCAGCCTCCCGACCGTGCGAGGGCGTACATCACCATTTTGCTTGGAAGGTTCAGTGGATCAGTCATCATTATTTCAGGGCCACTTCAGCTGAAAATGTCTAAATCATTTACCCTCTCCCTCTGAAtctaaagcaaacaaacagacacagacaggtaaCTGCTGTACCTTAACGTTAGATGTGCAGCAGTCATACATGTGCAACAGATTTtagttattgttacatttttcaatGTAGACTAATGTTACACACATTACTGGTTAAAACGTCATTTAACTAATCACTTGGCAGACCAACCTCCTAAGGGATATTTCACCGTGCATTATCGgtcctgtttttgtctcagttATGCTGCATGCGcatatttaaacagaaaattaGCTTCTCTTTCATGTTATcggtgttttttctttccatccataaaagaaaaatgcatttcacaAGGGGCGTGTGTCTGTAGTTACGGACTCAAGAACAAACTGTGTGGAGATGAGACGTTAATCATCTTTCTTCATATAGTATAAATAGAGAGATACCTAAACATAAAGGACATGCAATCCTTCTGACCACTCACTATAATAGTAACTCAGATTATATCACTGCGCTTTGCAGTTATCACTAGTGTAGAGATACAGGGCCAgaatgttcatattttaaaattctATTCACTTTAATTGGTGACTCGTCCTCCAGGTCAGTTCTACCATGGGATTGAATTTGAAGTGTCAGAGCTGCGTCCAGGTGAAGTCCCAGAGAAACCAGATGCCACCATGTTTGTGAAAGGACAGGAGCTCAATGTGACCAGGTACACTATGCGTCTCAGTCAagagttttcatgttttgtgagTGCAAATGAATATGTGCTCTTAAAATATAACTTGACATGTCTACATGATATGTCTGTCTCCGTCCACAGAGGCTGGCAGAGAGACTTCAGGGGGGATGTGAAGAACGGAGAAAACATTCCCTGCTGGTTCATTCACAGTAATGGAACGGGGCTGCTCGATGGAACTTTTACAGATTACATTGTGTCAGGCCTTTTTAAGACTGTCTAAAAATAGGTCACACGTCGATGTCCACCATAGAATTGATCCAAATCACTCTCATacaataaatattcaaatcTGCCTGTAGGTACTCCATGAATACTCTAACATCATGCAGCCATGGGAAAGCAGGCTTCATTCGCAGCACTGTATGGacaatttcacagtttttctatCAGTGTGATAGCTGGAATTATAAGAACTGGATGTAGAATCATCCCAAAATAGTGCTCAGAGAAAGCCTCAGCAATCACCTGTATGGAAATAAATGGGATACAGTTAGAAGATTGACTCAGTCCAGATTGACTAATTTCCTTTTTAGCTTTGCATCGtctcaaatgtcaaaaaagtctgttaattcatgttttcatgtctttgcTTTGATTATTCTTAATTTTTCCCAAAGGCTGACACTTtggacacatttaaatgtttgctgATGTCAAGAACTACTCTGATGAAAAGCTGTGTAAGAGTTTGTGTGGAGTCCACTGTCGGGCCCCTGAGCCACATGATACTAAATAAACGATTGGTGACAAATTGGTGGAACGTTTCTTCATGTTCTAACAGTCCAGAAGGAAAAGTCCTCTAAAGACTGTGATTGTTGTTTTACCACAGAAACACTTTAACCAACATTAAAGAATGCCAAATTGCTGGTTCACACATTGTAGTGATGCAATCAACCTCATTCAACATATCAGCATGCGGAGAAGAAATAAATGCATTCTGGTAAAATCCCGCGATTTATGTAACCGTAAAACACGACTCACCCTTTGCATGCATACTGACATCAGTGGCAAGTTAGGACAAATTTAATCCCCccctaaacacacaaacacacacacacacacacacacacacacacacacacatatacacacaccagTTTACGGGAAACCACATGTTGGCTCACATAAACATCACGCAGGAGTCGCAGAGGTTCCCTCcttctgcagcacaaagtgTGGGCGGAGTTCAACTGTTATGGGAAGACTAGATCCCCACATGCCTTGAATTCCCTCCACACTTTGTTTCCAGCCATGCTGAAGGAGAGGCTCTTCTGTTTCCCAGGCATGCCAGCGGTGTGGAGAGTCCTGCTGCTGTGGGTCTGCGTCTGCATCTGGCTTCCAGCTCAGGTCCATGGAGCTCTGGTCGTGTCCCGCAGAGATGCTTTGACACAGGTATTTCAGCTACACTGGCAGAACTTTCATATAAACGAATgccccttttgtttttgtggtcaGCTGACAGCTCATTAGTGATCAGCCTATACACTGTTTATAAAAGTTGGCCAAAGTTCTGTTGATCTTTCCCATGAAAAATCTCCAGGCTTGCAGGATGGCGATGTGCTTTGCATGTCTGGCAGCAGCAATAGTGTTTTTCCCTGAAATGGGAATAAAAGAAGATCTGTGTAGAGGGTATGAATACAAAGGCtgtgcagaaaaacaggaaagctCCATAGAACATTAAATCCCAAAGCAATGGTGACCCAGTCATCTCTGGCAACACCAAAGCATTGAGAGCTGAGAAGAAATATCCTAACCTCTAAAGTCAGGTCCACTCTTGAGCACGACACCGAGTTTCaagtcttttttattgtttagtaattttttttcaaattttattCACAAATGTTCATTCATGCTGGAACTCATCCGGGCTCAGGCTGTCTCTTGTCAACAAAACTCCAAAGCAGATGCTGATGGAGCTGTTTCTCAATACGATCTAATGCTACCATTTGGAGATTTTCTTGGACaggccaaaataaaacacagcggAGCCTCAAGTTCAACTCTGCAGtcaacagctttgtttttctcgGAGTCAAACACAAGTAGTAAGTTTGGTGTCATAGTAAGACACCAGTATGCAGTCTGTTCCTCCTTTACTCTTGCGGCCTCCCCGCCACCTACGCATCAGTTTGTTAAACTAACCCCGGCCTGTCATTTGAGGCCTTGCCATAAACCACTCCTCGACTTGTCgagtaaatacaaatcccagttCACCACTTCAGTACACTAGATTTTCTATAGGTTTACCACCAGGGCTGTTTCAGAATACTTCAAAATGTAGTTACTGAATACAAAGCACAAGACAAGATAAAAAGAGCTCcactaatatttattttttctctcttaagCGTCTCAGAACTTTAATGCATAAAACCATGCACTTTGCATATTCAAATATGTCCAATCAAATTACCCTTACAGAAAAAGTACAGGTACAGGAGTACTGTTTGTATTTAACATGTGGTCACTTGGAGGACCTGGGTTGTGAAAAAGGGGCACCTGTACCCAAGATGTTCATCTTACACTTTCAATGTAGATAAAAAAGAATATAACCCACCAGTACCCACACCTCCTTCAGACTGCATAGACAGTAACTATAATCAAATTACACGTGTTTTTCAAGGTAATGTAATAtttgtaatctgattacataaTCCCATAATCAGTGATTAATCACAACCCCAGCCCAGTTTGCCACCTCCATCGtctacctgctgctgcctgttaaTTCCTGTTGCCTCGTTTGACGTGTGACTTTTGCATCCGGCACTCTTTTCCCACGCCTGGTTTAAGTCCTACCTCCTGTTCTTGGTCCCACCTTGTTTTCAAGGCGTGTCACTGCAAAACTTGCTTGACAAACATGCTCCAAAAGTCGTTTCGTGAACCATAGAGgtggaatgtaaaaaaaaaagttttgaaggAATGAATGCTGCAGATAGAGACATCTGAACCAATGCTGGTACAAATATgtttgaaaatctgttttttgttttcatgccagGATGTTACATTTGATCATCATTAAGGGAAATGTCAAGTTTAGTTATGGCAAATAGTCAGACATTAGGCGCACATCACTTTCCAGTCTGGCCTGTCATTAATATTCATGCAGTCGTACGATGTTCTGTTCCAGGAGTCCAAAGATGCTTCGGACAGCAGGTCAATAAAGGTACAATTCTATACTGTCTTATGTGtgttaaatatcaaacatgtttggtCCCTCTAttagacagaaagaaatgttttgattgtgaaaataaatgcaattttttatctcttttttctACAGAAAAGAAGCACAAACTCTGCAAATGTAAGGGGAAAAATGTTTCTTCCTAACAGTGTATCATTGGCAGATTAATTGTGAAGCCTGGATGTCttaattcaacacacacaagGCCATGGTGACGAGGACTGGTAGCTTTCTCCCTCACAGTAgcagtattgtttttgtttgcagaaTCAAGtccacattttctttaaacttcATGGCTTCCAGATGGCACTCGCtcagtttttttccttcctggtGTCCACAggcatgtatttattttctctttgcaCGGGGAcaataaacaggaagtggatcCTGGAAGTGATTTgtccatctgtcttttcttctaTTCTGTTCAACAGCCACTAAAAGTTTCGTctgacagtgtgtttgcagaacagtgacctctctgtgtgttgtgacaTGAATCGTTTGGGGACATTTCTCATGACATCTGATCCAGAATTCAGTagagacaaaaacaggctgCCAGTCCTCTCAGCCATTGGTCACGCTTGCCTGATGTAATATGACACGTTTGacaggttttaaaaatgtgtgatttgtcaGCATTGCAGCCCCAATTTCTCTCCCCATGTCATCCTCTCAGATGGTGGAGGTGCACAGCGCGACGGTGGACTGCACCGTGACGTCTCGTTTCGCCCACACCGTCATGACCTCCAAGGCTCTGAACAAAGCGAACACCTCTCAGGAAATCTTCTTCGAAGTAGAGCTGCCCAAGACCGCCTTCATCAGCAACTTCAGCATGTCAGTCACAACTCGGTGCTCGTGACTGTGAGCACAGAtctcgtctttctctctgtttgacgAATGCCCTTGTGCCCCACAGGAGAATTGACGGTCAGGTGTACGTTGGTgaggtgaaggagaaagagaaagcaaagaaagagtATGAGAAGGCCGTTTCCTCTGGACAGACTGCTGGACTGGTCAAGTATGTTGGACTTaatcacatacagtatgttggtGGTGCAGCCATCACATTAAAGTCATACATGTCCATCATCACAGGGCTTCTGGAAGAAAGATGGAGAAGTTTTCAGTGTCTGTCAACATTGCAGCCAAAAGTAACGTGACTTTCGTTCTGACCTACGAGGAGCTCCTACAGAGGAAACTGGGCCAGTATGAGATTCTGACCCGAGTCAAACCCAAACAGCCGGTGCAGGACTTTCAGGTTGAACACACTCGCCTCTTTTACTCTTCTTCATAGAGACGCACTGGTCAGGCAGAGCTGAAAAACTGCTGGATTGAGCGTTTGTGAGGAATTTGTGTCTACATTATTGAGACTTTTATGTGGCAATGATTCCACACGTGATCTGCCTCTGTGATAATGTgtgcattcgtgtgtgtgtgtgtgtgtgcgtgcgtgtgcgcgtgtgtgcatgtgtgtgtggagacagatTGTGGCCGACATCTATGAGCCCCAAGGCATTGCTTTTGTTGACGCCACTGCAACATTCCTCACCAATGAGCTGCTCTCCTTGGTGGAGAAAACTGTCACAGACACAAAGGTAAAAAGATTTCTATCCATCTTCCGTTTAAAGGAGCAAATATGTAAGCTATGGCCAGAATttgagtttaaaacattcacactCATCAAAACTGCCTTGAGTTTGAGCTGAGCCCGGTTGCATCACTTAGCTCACTGgccaactgagctacttgctGGCCAAACATAGCTACTGCAAAGCATATAGGAAGCGGTTATGCTGCCCCCACGTAGTTTTGGTGCTGCACTTTAAATTCTGgccatttattttaactttctgatgttttttttttttcttcgcttgaaatgaatatctttttttctcaggcACACATCTCTTTCTCCCCAACTCTGGAGCAACAGAGGAAATGTCCAGGTTGCGAGGGCACCATAATTGACGGAGATTTTATCATCAAGTACGATGTGAAGCGAGAGGAGAGCCTCGGGGAAATTCAGGTCAGCGGCCAAGACTTTGCAGCAGCACATAAGACTTACCTGGAGCACAGTGTTATATTCTTCAACTGCCTCACATATGCTCTTGGAAAGGATTTACAACACTAATAAATTAACTCCACGCTCAACTATAGTAGTTTACTCCGCCTGAGTTGTATTTCAGTAGCTGTCTGAAGGTATGCATAGTCTTAatcagatgctgtttttcccTTCAGATTGTGAACGGGTACTTTGTGCACTTCTTTGCCCCATCTGACCTGCCCAGAGTCCCAAAGAATGTGGTGTTTGTGATCGACAGGAGTGGATCAATGGCCGGTAGAAAGATTGCACAGGttaatgagtttgtgtgtggatAAGCTTTATACCATCTACATCACTGTATCTTCGTCTTCATGTGTGAATTTGGGAACTTTTGCAGACCCGGGATGCATTGAAGGCCATCCTGAGAGACCTCCACCAGGAAGACCACTTCGCTCTCATCCTGTTTGACAGTGACATCGTCACCTGGAGGGACTCTCTCACCAAGGCAACAAAGGAAAATGTGGCTCAAGCCATTGCCTATGTGACTAAACTGAAGGACAAAGGAGGTTAGAGGAGAACAAATTTATGCCCAATGTTTTGTGCACTTACTTATTCAGATGATGAGACATCCAAATTAAATATATGTGTTTTATAATTTGTCAAACAAGCGTTGAGATAATGAGAATCCAGGAAATAACTGCCTGACAAACTTGTGAtatagctaactagctaatcaTCAtgctcacattttctttttacagactaaacaaGATAAAGTGATAATCAGTGGATATTTAGACTATTGGACTGAGCCAAGCTATTATTTTCCTCCTGCTTCCCATTTTTATGCTCAGCTAAGATAACTGCATGATGGCTGCATCTCAAATGAGAGTGAAATCTTCTCAACTAGCTTATGGCAAGAAAGCatattttgcaaaatgttgaacttttaaagatctttaaagctttaaataaCACTGAGGAACTGTTTGGCACTGATTCCCTCTATCTCaagaaatgttcatgtttatCTGCTCTTTAATTCATGGCCTCTCAGCCACCAATATGAATGATGCTCTCCTGAGAGCAGTGAGGATGCTGGTGAGGGAAAGAGACGATGGTAACCTTCCACAGAGGAGTGCAGACATGATTATTTTACTGACCGATGGGATGCCAAACCATGGTGAGctgtcacattttaaacattgtaatattttgttCTCAAAGGGCCAAAGTCACTTTATAATTCAAAGTTTTCAAGCTTCGTATCTTAGATAATCTTAGCGGTATGCCAAGTAGCTTCCTCTTTAAACTGTGAGGCTTTGCCCATACATAACACATGTACGCCTACATGTCCGTGCGATTGCAGGAGTGTCTGACCTCAAGAGGATCCAGGACAATGTGCGTTCTGCTATTGATGGGAAGATGTCTTTGTTCTGTCTTGGATTTGGTAATGATGTGGCTTACTCCTTCCTGGACGTgctgagcagagaaaacaaaggacTGGCTCGCAGAATTTTTGAGGGTTCAGATGCAACTCTTCAACTTCAGGTAAagggaaaaaatacagatttacTCCAAAAAGATACGTATGCATGTGGGGTGATATTTATTTGCACTTCTCAGaacatttggtaaaaaaaaaagtaattgcatgatttgatgtgtttctttgttgcAGGGTTTCTATGAGGAGGTGTCCAGCCCGCTGCTCTTGGAGGTGGACCTACGTTATCCTGACAACGCAGTGGACTTCTTGACCAAAAATCACTACAACCAGCTGTTCAACGGCTCAGAGATAGTGGTATCCGGTCAGCTGACAAACAACGACCCCGATAACTTCTTGGTGGAAGTGTTTGCCAAAGGGGTGAGAAATAAACTGCAATATCTAAATTAACATGGATAAAATGGCATCTAGTCATGGTGGTGAATAGACAATTATGTACTTGTGCTCACATGAGACATATCATTTGGCTGAATATTAAATGCTAAGAGGGATATTATGGTTGAATTGAGGTGAACTATTTTGACTTATTAGCTATTTGGCCCTGAGACACTATTTCCATACTGTCTCAGGGCCTTAGTGGGGATAAAATCAACACACCCTCACACCTAAATGACTGAAGAGGCCAACTGCTACAATGACCTGTCAGACCTTTGTCATGCGCTTGTATTTTTCTTAGGTTTAGCCAAGAAAACAACTTGGTCATTTTTAGTAAACATTGTTTGGGCTTGAAGAACTATATTACAGTTACGTAGCAGCCTCACTTCAGAGCGTATGTGCATTATGTACGTGACTTCAGTTATGTTATGCATGTGATGTGAACTACTTCACTCAGCTGAAACATCCCATCATTAACTCTTGGTTTCACCCTGGACACAGACAGTGGTCTTCTTCATGAAAGTCCTGTGCATTAGGGATCTGAGTCCATCACTTCTCAACAGCTATTACGTGGATTGCGATGAAATTTCACACATGGTTCCCAGGGGATGAGTTCTAATGGCTTTAGTGATCTCTTATCTTGTCATCAGGCTTCATTTGCCTGTAATACCTGTCatttcatctctcctctttctttagCCTGAGGAGGACTTCTTGGTGCAGGGGAAGGCTCGTGTGGTAAACTTGGACTTGATCTACCCAGAAAAGGAGTACATCTTTGGGAATTTCTCCGAGCGTCTGTGGGCCTACCTCACTATCCAGCAGCTACTGGAGAACAGGTTTGATCTCCTGAATTGTGTTTGTCAGCTTTATTTTTTGCCATGAAgaaacaaccaaccaactaacaccgctttctttttttatctcataGTGACATTGGGTCTCAGCAGGaaaaagacagcaggacagCCAAGGCCCTTGACATGTCCCTGCGATACAGCTTCGTCACCCCTCTCACCTCCATGTTGGTGAAAAAGCCTGAAACTGAGGATGGACCGAGCGGCCCTCTCATCGCGGATAAACTGACTGAGGGTAAAGGAAATGCAGCCAAGTCATTGTTATCTGTTAAACTGATCAGTACAATAAGTTTTCATTCTTGAGAAATTGTAGCACAAACCTGTTGAATCAGCAGGCCTAATGATACATGCTGCAAACATCCAACtaactgtttcactgtttcacagACCAGcgacagaaagcagagagacATGGCGGTAAAACgattaatattttttacttcattacATGACATACTTTATGAATCTCATTTTGGGCTGAAAACAACTTCACTGATGCATGCTTTCATCATTTTCGAAAACAGGAGCCTCTGGGTCACATGCTGCTAGACCCCATACTCCATCAAACAGTAAGCTTTTTcataaatcatcattttttattattattcctgacactttttcttaaatgtgttttttgtatttaatttgtaaGAATGGGAAAAAAGTGAAGTGATCTGCTCAATTGAATATTAATTGACTAGTCTTTCATCTCAGATGTGTTGCACATTGTTACATTATTGACCTGTTGAGTGTTTTCTCACTGTTGCCCTGTTTCTCAGGCCCGATACGCAAAGCACAAATACGCAGGGGTACgaacatttctttttacttatttatatgACATACTTTAGGAATATCATTTTAAGCTGAACAGCTTAACTGATGTatgcttttatcatttttggTAACAGGTTCCTCTCGGTCATCTTCAAATGGTACTGTAAGCTTTTTCACACAGCATTGGTATAACTGATACATAATTGTATCATATGCATGCTGCCATTTTATTGGTGGATAGAGTACTAGACTCttcaaaaacaggaagagcagATGTTTTGCATTCTTCTTCCTAAATTCAACAGTTACTAGGGCAATATCATGTACCCTAATACGACGCCAGTAATAAACTGATGTGTTCAGTTTATTCTGCTTTGTTCATTTTCTATCAGTGCAGTTGTTATTAAATGagactgttttcttttagaTAATTTTATTTAATACTGAAGAATTGAGTAGGCTTTAAAACCGCTGCGCTCAGGGACGTTGCACACCACATaatgttactgctgctgcagattgtgttttaacatcattttaacaCCCCTGTGACACTTGAGTTTGACttttatgaatgttttctgtctgacatACTTCCCAAATTCTTGTGCAGTGGACGGAGATCCTCATTTTATGATTGAGCTGCCAGAGAGAGATGACGCTCTGTGCTTTAACATCAACGACAAACCAGGAACCATTCTCAACCTGGTCAGAGACCCAAAATCAGGTCAGCctggagtcttttttttttttttttcattaatttattttgcagGAAAAGTGTGAAGAGACAACAAACTCAGGCCTGTCATCATTATTTTAGGCTTTGTGGTGAATGGCCAAATCATTGGCAAGAAGAAAGTTGTTCCTGATGGGAAAATTAACACCTACTTTGGCCGTTTTGGTATCATCCACGGGAAGCTCGGGGTGAGGCTGGAGGTGAGCACTCGGGACATCTCAGTCTTCTATGATGGCAAGCAGCTCAACCTGCTGTGGTCTGATGCAGTTTCTATCAAAGAAACCAAGTGAGTAATGCCTCtttaaaaatattctttacaaTAATTGGACAACAAcacatgttttaaactgaaatgattgAATAATTCAAATAGgtattttgtcatttgtgtttggttaaaaatgctgtaaaaaaataatttaaacaaatttaCACAAGTTTACAAAGTTACACAATGAAGTAACAATAGTAAAAATACTAATTAAAGTTCTATTATTATACAGTAAAGTCCTATTAGGCTCTTTTTCAAGTCTAGACTTTTATTCTGGGAGTCTCCTTGAATAGGTATTTATGCTTTATtgtttaaataacacattatttttctaatACTGTCCATTGCCATTTTagtgtctctttaaggccttaaaccttattttattcaaattttttCAGCCACTGCTTTGCTAGGGGCACGACTTAGAATGATGACTTTATTTTGAGTCACAGATTCTACTACAGGCTGGGTGCATTTCTCTGTAGCCTGACCAATTTGATGgtttcacagtatttattaagCTACCTGCTTTAGACTAAAAGAAGACATCgaaatctcactttctatcATTTTTGGgccttttaaaaataacagaaataagcGTTATATGagtaaattaaatcaaacctGATTAAACAGCAGGCtcagaaaaaagtcaaaattaaaaacaaaagttcaaatCTGACCTAAGGATTTAGTTAAACTACacttaaatcacattttacatgATATATCACAAAGAACCAAAATAATCACAAGTTTGCTGTCCTGCTGTCTCCTTCTCCAGTATGGACTTGAGCCTGACTAAGAACTGCAGCCTGACAGTGACACTTCGGCACTCCATTAAATTTGAGGTCATTAGACACACAAAGGTTTGGAAGAGACGCCGGGACCATCAAGACTACCTGGGTTTCTACACCCTGGACGGCCACCACCTGTCTGCTTCGGTTCATGGTCTGCTAGGTAGAGAAATTTTCTTATCACAATGCATTTAATGTGTAGCAATTTAATGCTCACACGCTCAGTTTTTGTTGATAAGTTAAAAGTTATCAAGCAAGCTGTTTTCCTCCAGGTCAATTCTACCACGgggttgagtttgaggtgacAGACCTGCGTCCAGGTCCTCACCTGGAGAATGTAGATGCCACCATGTATGTGAAGGGACAAACGCTCAACGTGACCAGGTGCACATGCCTCTGAAGTTTAAACACACTTAATGTTTAATGTATCCATGGTGCAAAGAGCATTTCTTTTGGCAGGTACACActtcatcattgtgtttttgtatttcttctgcAGGCACTGGCAGAAGGACTTCAGCAGCCGGGTGAAGGATGGAGAAAGTATTCCCTGCTGGTTTATCAATAATGATGGGGCAGGCCTTATCGATGGGAGAGCCTCAGATTACACTGTGTCAGGACTTTTTAAGACTGTTTTTTAAGTtgtaaaaattcaaaatgttaaattgcACGAGGGCCATGTCACTGTGTGAGAGTGGTATGTCGTGAGATATGGCAGATTCTAGTAAGCTGCAGCGTGTCTTCATTCAAATTTACACACATGcgaaaacaaacatcttaatAACCAgaataatgtcatttttatgtaaCAGCAATAGAAAATAACAGCTTAGGAATCAAAAATGACAGCtatatgttttgtgtatttaacTGTGTGCAGTTTGCGAATGGTAaagcaaaatgtgtgtttactgttgaCATAACATGGCAGGTAAAGCATTCCAATATTGGGCTGTTGTCAAACTAGAATTAGTTCTATCAAATGAATGCTTTGCTGTAAAGAATATTTGCTTTCTGTCAGAGCAGGAAGGAAACTGGATGATCTTTGAGTGCAAAACTTGGTGATAAATAGCGGTGCAGCGGTGGTTGTGCTTGGTGTCAAAGTTCAGTAATAAATCTCTAAATCATTTTTAGAGCATCATGGTATCACTACAAACATTCTAGGCCATTTCAAAGTGTCAGAGGTAAACATTCATTGTTTGCTAATGTTAATGTCTGATGTAAAGTACAGTTTGACCTCTGCTCGATGTGTTTCACAgcattatactgtatgtgtcagtAATAAAAAGATGTAACTTCTTTTGCAGTCAATTACATAACAAGGTAGCAAATTATCTGTagatttgttcatttattgtttcaagaactgtatttttttgtcagtcatctaaaaaaatgtcatgtctcatattcatattttgcaATATACATAATTTGATTATATAAAAGAAATATCACACAGGATTATGCACAATTCTCAAtaatcttcttcctctctgtgcatatatttgttattgtgattatttctgttgatgttttaactaaatttaaaaataactcGTCCCTATTTGTAATTTGGAACTCTTCCAGGGCCCATGCAAACTTTTAATCACAACTCTGATCAACACACAAGACTAGCGTAAAGTAGTTCcctaatgttttttatttcataaacaGAAGGCAATGTAATTACACATCAGCTTATTATGGCCCTGCACTGGTTCACTTCCAGTTAGCACGGGTGAAGAGTTGGACAATAACTAGTGTCTATAATATACTGTGTAACTGTGGTGTCCCCAAAAAAGAGGCCTTGCACCACAGAGATAAATATTAACAAACATCACCCTGTGGATGT contains:
- the LOC119021930 gene encoding inter-alpha-trypsin inhibitor heavy chain H3-like, giving the protein MPAVWRVLLLWVCVCIWLPAQVHGALVVSRRDALTQESKDASDSRSIKKRSTNSANMVEVHSATVDCTVTSRFAHTVMTSKALNKANTSQEIFFEVELPKTAFISNFSMRIDGQVYVGEVKEKEKAKKEYEKAVSSGQTAGLVKASGRKMEKFSVSVNIAAKSNVTFVLTYEELLQRKLGQYEILTRVKPKQPVQDFQIVADIYEPQGIAFVDATATFLTNELLSLVEKTVTDTKAHISFSPTLEQQRKCPGCEGTIIDGDFIIKYDVKREESLGEIQIVNGYFVHFFAPSDLPRVPKNVVFVIDRSGSMAGRKIAQTRDALKAILRDLHQEDHFALILFDSDIVTWRDSLTKATKENVAQAIAYVTKLKDKGATNMNDALLRAVRMLVRERDDGNLPQRSADMIILLTDGMPNHGVSDLKRIQDNVRSAIDGKMSLFCLGFGNDVAYSFLDVLSRENKGLARRIFEGSDATLQLQGFYEEVSSPLLLEVDLRYPDNAVDFLTKNHYNQLFNGSEIVVSGQLTNNDPDNFLVEVFAKGPEEDFLVQGKARVVNLDLIYPEKEYIFGNFSERLWAYLTIQQLLENSDIGSQQEKDSRTAKALDMSLRYSFVTPLTSMLVKKPETEDGPSGPLIADKLTEDQRQKAERHGGASGSHAARPHTPSNSPIRKAQIRRGSSRSSSNVDGDPHFMIELPERDDALCFNINDKPGTILNLVRDPKSGFVVNGQIIGKKKVVPDGKINTYFGRFGIIHGKLGVRLEVSTRDISVFYDGKQLNLLWSDAVSIKETNMDLSLTKNCSLTVTLRHSIKFEVIRHTKVWKRRRDHQDYLGFYTLDGHHLSASVHGLLGQFYHGVEFEVTDLRPGPHLENVDATMYVKGQTLNVTRHWQKDFSSRVKDGESIPCWFINNDGAGLIDGRASDYTVSGLFKTVF